The DNA segment GCTGTGGTCCGACGTACTCCACATGGGACTCGCCGCCGCGGTCGAACGCTTCCGACCCTCCGAGGAGGAACAGGGCGCGCGCCTGACGCGCCCGTCGCCTGCGGGTCGCCGGTCCGTGCCCAGCCCCTGTCGCCGTCGGGAACGACGACCCCGTGCGCGGCGGGTTGGAGCGCGGGGCCGGAGGGTGCAGGATCGGCTCGGCGAATCTTCTCGGCGCGAGGTGTCGATTCCGGTGACTCCCGTTCGACGCACCGACGAGAACACCCGAAACACGAAACACCTGAGGAGCTTCCTATGCGTACCCTGATCGCCACCGCGTTCGTCTCGCTCGACGGCGTCATGGAGGCACCGGGCGGAGAGCCCGGTTACCGCAATTCCGGCTGGACGTTCCAGGGCATCGAGTTCGACGAGAGCGCCTACGAGATCAAGGGCCGCGAGCAGGACGAAGCGAGCGCCATGCTCCTCGGCAGGATCAGCTACCAGGCGTTTTCCCCGGTGTGGCCGACGATGACCGAGGAGTTCCCCGGCTACAACGCGATGCCGAAGTACGTCGTGTCGACCACGCTCAAGGACGAAGACCTCGTGTCCGGCTGGGGTGAAATCACCATCCTGCGCTCGCTGGAGGACGTCGCCGCGCTCAGGGACACCGAGGGCGGCCCGATCAGCATCCACGGCAGCTCGACGCTGGTTCGCGGCCTCGCCGACGCCGGTCTCATCGACCGCTACCACCTGCTGGTCTTCCCTGTCCTGCTGGGCGCGGGCAAGCGGATGTTCAGCGACACCGACAAGGACAAGCAGGCCCTCGCCCTCGTGGAAAGCGAGTCCTATTCCAATGGGATCCAGAAACTGGTTTACGACGTGGTCCGCTGAGCCGGTCGCGGTGGTCCGGTCCAGAACGAGGCCGGGCCGGACCACCGCGATGCCTTACGGATACCTGACCTCGACTGGCGGGGTGAGCGAGAGCATGCTCCGGTAGCTTCCACCCGTCACCGCCGCGTGTGCCTTGGTGTAGTGGGTGGCGCCACCGCCGTAGGCCGTGCTGTTGGAACCGTGGAAGCTGCCGTTGCTGTTGTAGACGGAGAAATGCGGCGCGAAACCGTTGGTCGCGCGGCCCCAGTAGTAGGTCTTGCCTCCGCAGGTGCCCCTCCTCACCTGTACGACACCACCGCCGACCAGGCCGTTGCTCTTCTGGGCAACGGTGGTCGCGTTGGTGCAGTTCTTGCCGGGATCGGCCAGCCAGTTGTGTGCCGATGCCGTTCCCGCCGTGCCGACCATCGTGGCCGCGACGACCGCCGCGGCGCCGGTCAGCACACCGAACCGGCGAATGCTGCTCTTCACGTGCGTCCTCCTCGTGTTTCCCCAGGTCCGCCGACCCGCGGACCAGCCACGATCGCAGCGGGACTTTCGCGCCGCTTTCCCACTCGCGAAAGCGATCCACAATGGACGTACGGCGAGCGCCACCACGTCACCATCCGGCAACACGCCGTACGCCCCGGCGTCACCGGCCACCGCCGGTCGTGTTCATCGTCGTCCGGAAAAGTCGCCTTCGCCGGTCAGGGTGGCCGGCGTCTGTCCCCGACTCACCGGAGAACAGTGCATGTTGAGGTCCACAGAATCCGAACGCCCCTGGCGTGCGAACCGGGAAAAACACGGCAAGCGCGCGGCCATGGCCGCGGGCGGTGCCCTCGTCATCGCCGCCACCACCGTGCTCACCGCTCCCGTCGCGGGCAGCGCGCCCGGCACGCCGGAATCGAAGTCGTGGAACAACACCGCCTACCGAGGTCAGGTCGAGGTGGTCCGCACCGCCGAAGGACCCGCCGATCCCTCCGTGCTGACCGGAAGGGTGTTCGTCGACGACAACCGCGATAGCGTCAGCGACCGGCGGGAGCGCGGTCTCGCCGGAGTGACCGTCTCCAACGGACGTGATGTCGTGACCACCGGCCGCGATGGCAGCTACCGCCTTCCCGTCCACGACAACATGACCGTGTTCGTCACTCAGCCCTCGGGCTATCAGGTGCCGGTCGACGAGTCGAACGTCGCGCAATTCCATTACAACCACCTTCCCGAGGGGTCGCCGCAGCTGCGCTACGGCGGCATCGAGCCGACCGGCCCGCTGCCGGACGCGGTCAACTTCCCCGTCGTGAAGAGCAAGGACACCGCCGCGCGCAAACAGCACTGCGTGATGGCCGGTGACCTCCAGACCTACGACAAGACCGAGGTGGAGTACGCGCGCAAGGGCGCCATCGCCGACCTCGCCGGGCGCACCGATTACCGTGGCTGCGGCACTCTGTTCGTCGGTGACGTCGTGGGCGACGACCTGTCCCTCTACCCCGACGTGAAGGACCTGACGAGCCTCACCAACGGGCCCGCGCGGTTCCTGCCCGGCAACCACGATCTCGACTTCGACGCGACGACGGCTGAGCACTCCTTCGACACCTTCCGCGAGCAACTGGCGCCGGAGTACTACTCCTACGACATCGGCGACATGCACGTCGTCGCGCTGAACACGGTCCGCTACCCATGCACGCCCGACGTCGACAACGCCGACGGCGCACGCCCGGAATGCGACGACCCCGAAAACGATCCGCGCTACAACGGCCGGATCGGCGACGCGCAGCTCCAGTGGCTCAAGGACGACCTCGCGAAGGTCGGCAAGGACAAGCTCGTCGTGGTCGCGGGCCACATCGGGCTGCTGAACTTCGCCGACAACGCCAGCTCGATCCACCAGGTCGACCAGGTACGCGAGGTGTACGACCTGCTCAAGGGCCGCAAGGCGGTCGCCGTGTCAGGGCACAGCCACTCCATCGAGAACATGAAGCGCGGCGATCTCGTCGAGGGCTGGGCCGACCTGTTCGGCATCGAGGGCCTGCCGTTCCCGCACATCACCGCGGGCGCGATCTCCGGTGACTGGTATTCGGGCGAGGTCACCGAGGACGGCTACCCGGTCGCCGTCGGCCGTGACGGCGGACGTCCCGGCGTCGTCACCCTCGACGTCAACGGCACCAGGTTCGCCGAGCGCTACACGGTGACGGGCGAGAAGGACAGCGTGCAGACCCAGCTCGGCCTGAACAGCCCGGCCTACCGCCAGTGGTATGCCGACCGGCAGGAGTGGAACGAGACACCGGAGGGCGAGGCACCCGAGCTCGGGGATCCGTTTGTGCTCGACAGGGCCGACCTGACCGGGACGACCTGGCTCACCACCAACTTCTGGATGGGTGCCACGGGTTCGAAGGTCACCGTCCGGCTCGACGGCGGGCGCCCGCTTCCCGCGACACGCACGCAGCCGATGCGGGGCGAGGCGCAGCGCTCCGGCGCCGAATGGTCCGATCCGCACGCCGCGGCCCAGCAACTCGTCAACGGCGGCAGCCTCGCCGACCGCTCGATGCACCTGTGGCGATTCGAACTACCCGCCGATCTCGCGGAGGGCCGTCACCGCGCCCACGTCACGGCGACCGATTCGCACGGAAGGAGCTACACCGACACCGTGACGTTCCGGGTCGTCGAGGAAAAACAGGGCAACGCGTAGGAACGAAAGCGCCGGGCCCTCGGGCCCGGCGCTTCACTCTGGTGACCCGCCTCGCGCGTCGTTCCTGATCACCGCGGCGCCTCGCGGGTCGACAAGACCACCGTGCAGACGGTGATTGTGGTTGTGCGCGAGCTGGTGGGTGGCGAAAGCGGCCTCGACGGCCGCCCGCTGGCCCTGTAAGTCGAGTCCCTGGTTGATCGACCGTTTGGCGAGCCGGATCCCGAAGGCGGGCCTGCGGGCGATCCTGCTCGCGAGGTTCATGGTGGTGGTTTCGAGTTCGTCGACGGGAACGACGTGGTTGACCATGCCGATCTCGTGGGCCTGCTTGGCGGTGATCCGCTCCCCGGTGAACAGCATCTCCTTGGCCCTGCGGGCACCCAGTTCCCACAGGTGCGTGAAGTACTCCGCGCCGTTCATGTCGAAAGCCACCACCGGATCGACGAACGAGGCGTCGTCGGCCGCGACGATCAGGTCGCACGGCCACACCAGCATCAGCCCTCCGCCGATGACCCTGCCCCGCACCTCGGCGATCGTGGGAAGAGGCAGGTCCCGCCAGCGCAGGCACAGCCCGGTGAACAGTTCCTCTTCGGTGGCGAACCAGCCTTCGGCGCCGGGCGCGTCGAACCCGCCCGTCAGCGTCCGGCTCTCGACCCCTTCCATCGACCAGTCGGCGTCGAGATCGTGGCCAGCGGAGAAGTCGGGACCGTCGGCGGCGAGCACGATCACCCGCACTCGCTCGTCACGGACGGCGCGCCGGTAGGCGTCGTCGAGCGCCAGCAGCAGATCCCTGTTCTGCGCGTTGCGTTTCTCCGGCCGTGCCAGCACGATCCTGGCGATGGCGGGTTCGGTGAATTCGTACCGGATCAACTCGGCCGTCATGGGTCCCCTCACGAAAACGGTGTCAGGCGTGGATCGTCGCGCCG comes from the Prauserella marina genome and includes:
- a CDS encoding calcineurin-like phosphoesterase C-terminal domain-containing protein; this translates as MLRSTESERPWRANREKHGKRAAMAAGGALVIAATTVLTAPVAGSAPGTPESKSWNNTAYRGQVEVVRTAEGPADPSVLTGRVFVDDNRDSVSDRRERGLAGVTVSNGRDVVTTGRDGSYRLPVHDNMTVFVTQPSGYQVPVDESNVAQFHYNHLPEGSPQLRYGGIEPTGPLPDAVNFPVVKSKDTAARKQHCVMAGDLQTYDKTEVEYARKGAIADLAGRTDYRGCGTLFVGDVVGDDLSLYPDVKDLTSLTNGPARFLPGNHDLDFDATTAEHSFDTFREQLAPEYYSYDIGDMHVVALNTVRYPCTPDVDNADGARPECDDPENDPRYNGRIGDAQLQWLKDDLAKVGKDKLVVVAGHIGLLNFADNASSIHQVDQVREVYDLLKGRKAVAVSGHSHSIENMKRGDLVEGWADLFGIEGLPFPHITAGAISGDWYSGEVTEDGYPVAVGRDGGRPGVVTLDVNGTRFAERYTVTGEKDSVQTQLGLNSPAYRQWYADRQEWNETPEGEAPELGDPFVLDRADLTGTTWLTTNFWMGATGSKVTVRLDGGRPLPATRTQPMRGEAQRSGAEWSDPHAAAQQLVNGGSLADRSMHLWRFELPADLAEGRHRAHVTATDSHGRSYTDTVTFRVVEEKQGNA
- a CDS encoding enoyl-CoA hydratase gives rise to the protein MTAELIRYEFTEPAIARIVLARPEKRNAQNRDLLLALDDAYRRAVRDERVRVIVLAADGPDFSAGHDLDADWSMEGVESRTLTGGFDAPGAEGWFATEEELFTGLCLRWRDLPLPTIAEVRGRVIGGGLMLVWPCDLIVAADDASFVDPVVAFDMNGAEYFTHLWELGARRAKEMLFTGERITAKQAHEIGMVNHVVPVDELETTTMNLASRIARRPAFGIRLAKRSINQGLDLQGQRAAVEAAFATHQLAHNHNHRLHGGLVDPRGAAVIRNDARGGSPE
- a CDS encoding dihydrofolate reductase family protein — translated: MRTLIATAFVSLDGVMEAPGGEPGYRNSGWTFQGIEFDESAYEIKGREQDEASAMLLGRISYQAFSPVWPTMTEEFPGYNAMPKYVVSTTLKDEDLVSGWGEITILRSLEDVAALRDTEGGPISIHGSSTLVRGLADAGLIDRYHLLVFPVLLGAGKRMFSDTDKDKQALALVESESYSNGIQKLVYDVVR